The DNA region ATAGGATAGTTCTTTCATGAATCTGCTTCCGTTAGAAAGACAAAGTTAAAAATAGTATACAGACTGCCTTCCTTCTGAGGTCAAAAACATGGGATTGATCGTGATTGTTTAATAGAAAATTCAAAAAGCAGCAATTTAGACCATATTCTTAGGGAAGATTTTTTATTTTTACTTATGAGCTAAGGATGTAGCTTTTATAAATGATCGAAACCTTTTTCAACTACCAATCGCACCAAAACTTAATTGGATATTATGATGAATAAAACTTCCTTCGGCTTACCCAAAAAGAGAGAAGAAGTCATTGGGCTATTACAGAAAGCATATACAGATAATGATTTAGAGGAAACAGAATACGAAGACAGACTTCAAAAGGCTTACGAAGCAAGTTGTTTGGAAGATTTGGAAAAGGTTATTCATGATTTCCCGAATAGACATACGGTTTTTGCAACGCAATCTGCGCCTCATTTTTCAGCACCAAAAACAGCTGCTAGAAATGCTAATTTGCCAGATACTAAAACACCTCAGCATATGACGGCTATTTTAGGTGAGCAAAAGTTAAATGTCCGAAAGAGCTACTTTACGCCATTAAACGTACTGACTGTTTTAGGGGAACATCGTCTGAACTGTCAAGATATGGTGCCTAAAGCGAATCTGATTCCTTTTAGTGTGAAAACAGTGCTAGGAGATACAAGAATTGACTTGAGAAATCCTCAATTTCATGGGAAAACGATTCATATAGCGATCACAAATTTATTGGGAGAAACAAAGATTCTTGTACCCAAAGGAGCTGTGATTCAGAATATGACAAATACCATTTTGGGGGATTATAGTGAGAAGCACAAAAATAACTCAAATCTGATTAAGAAAATATATAAGTCTATTACGAATGAACCCGAAATACCTCAGGAAGAACTACAAGGAGTTGAGTTTACTGTGGTTTTGAGAGGAACGTGTTTGTTGGGTAATGTGAGTGTGGCATATTATTAGTAGGTTCTTTTACGAATTGCTAAGAAAACCACAATTATCAAATGAAAACTAACTATCAGGTTTCCTCTTTAGGGAACACTAATCTTTCTTTTTTGCTACAAAAAGAGAGTGTTATCACCCATTCCGATTGTATGGATTTATGTCTTTGGACATTTGAGGATGAAGATCAAAAATTAAGTTTTTTACTAAAAAAAGATTCTGACTGTTTGATCGAATTAATAGAAAACGCACCTGCAATCATTGAAAACTTATTAGAAAAGGGAATTGAACAACGTGTTTATCAAATTCAAGAAACAATAAAAGAAGGTTTGCTTTATCGTGTAGTTGGAGACCTTTATTTGAAGAAAGAAGAATTTGATATTGGAATGTTTGTCTACACTTTATGTTGTGCCAAAACAAGTCCCTGGAAAATGAAAAAGCCATTGATGAAGGCTATTTCTCTTAAATAAATAAAGCCTCAGAGCATTAAATTGCTTTGAGGCTTTTAATATTTTTCAGCTAGAATGATTTACTGAACAACCATTCTGTTTTTTACTTCTTGTGTCTTAACCTTAAAGGTTTGTGCATTTTTAGCGTCTCCTTTAGCTGTAAATATCTCACTAAGGTTTTGATTGGCTTGTAAAGCTACTTCGTTTGGTTTATCGTAAAGCTTTCCATCTCTAGAAAGAACTCGCCAGTAGCAGTTCCAAGCTTTGGAAGATTTGCCCATTGCATGATAGATATTTCCTAGCAACATATAACACGCTTCAGTCTTTATGTAATCTGTAGCATAAACATCTTCATAATAACGAGTCAGTTTTGTAGCATAGTTTAAGGAAGATTTATAATCCTGATCTCTGAAATAAAGCATCGCCAAATTATTGTAAACCAATGCCTCATTTCTACTTTCAGAACCTTTCACTTTTCCCATGATTTCTTCATAGTACTTGAGTGCTTCTTCCTTCTCTCCCATCAAACCATAAATATTTCCGAGGTCAAATAGGGACACAAGCATTTCTTCGCTGTCTTCGCCATATTTTTCTTTACGTAAAGTAACACTTCGATCAATCCATTTTTTGGCTTCTGTATAATCTTGGAGTGCAATGCTCAAATCAATTACTCTTGAATTGAGTTTGAGGCGTTGCTTGACATTTCGTTCTTTGGCAGTATCTAATTCCACAAAAACAGAATGAGCTGTTTCGTAGAAATGAATTGCATCATCCCATTTGCGAGCACCTCTGAATTTTTCTGCAACATTTAATACTTTTTCTCCTAGTTCTTTTGAAGGTTCATCTTCTTGAATCAACTTAGAAAAACCTCTGTCATACCATTCTCTAGAAAGCTCATATTTTTCTAAAAGGAAGAAGTCTTTACCGAGTTTAGCGTAGTGCTTTTCTCTTTTGTCAATTTCCTCACTCATCCAGTCCCTAATATCCATTGCTTTTCGAGAATAGTACATGGCACTGTCATATTCCATTTGCTCAAAATGTATAGAGGCAAGAAGTTGGTAACTATCTGCTACTTCTGGAGACTTATTTCCATAAACGACTTTCCCGATTTCTATGGACTTGCTAATATTTTCTTTTGCCAAATCAACCGAACCACCTTGAAGCAAGGCATTCGCAATGTTCTGATAAAGAATTGTAACGTCTGTACGTGTTTCGGTATCGAGATCAATGATGGCATTTACTGCTTTTCTATAATAGCTAATGGCTTTTCCGAAGTCTTGGATAAAGTAGTAGGTGTTTCCCATCATCATGTACAACTTAATCATATCAGGATAATGAGCTGTTCCTTTTACATTCTGAAAAGTACGGAGTGCACGAGCGTATTTATTAATGGCATCTATCCCTTGCTTGTTGTAGCGGTAGATATCACCAATAAACATATACATTTGTGCTATTTTGAGTGCATCGGGCTTGTATTGTGCTTCCAAGATTCCTAGCCCTCTTTCAGCATAATAGATTGATTTATGAGGATATTCTTTTTGAGCAAGAAGCTCTGATATCGCTTGATAAACAGGCACAATATCTATGTTACCTTGTCCGTAATATTCTTCATATCGTACAAGGGCACGCTCGAAGTAAACCTCGGCACTATCATACATATATTCGTTCAATAACGAATCAGCTCTAGCAAATTCATTATTGGCACGATCTCCCTTTAGCAAGAGATTGGCTTGTTCGGGGATAAATCCGAATTCTTGACCGTAACTAGTAATAGAACTTAGTAACAGGATACTAAATGTAAATAGCTTTTGTATTCTTGTCATATGTTTGCAAACTCTCCTCAAAAAGTACAAAAAAAAAGGCTAATCTTCATTTAAGACACCTTTTAACTTTCTTCGGATTAAATAAATTTATGAAAAAAATAAAGTCATTTACTTAAAAATCAAGCAAATGACCTTAGTTGAGGAGTTTGTTCGAATTAAAATAAAGTCTTTAATTCATTGATCTTAGCGATGGAAAGTGGTTTGTCTAACACCTTTACTATAAGCTCATAAGTCGAAGCAGTTTCTTCGTCTTGAGGCGTAACACCGGAAGAAAGCATCACAACTTTTGTCGTTGTAAGTCCTTCTTGTTTAAATGTATCTAGAAAATCCCAACCACTTGTAGGAGGCATATTTATATCAAGAAGAATCAGTTCAGGATATTCTTCATTACCGTCTAAAGATTTTAGCGCTTCAATAGCGTCAGAGGCTTCTGTATAAGTAGAAACTTTTTGTGTAAAGCCTGATTTTTCTAATAGTTTCTGACAAATTAGATTGTTTGTCGGGTCGTCGTCTATGACAAATATATGTTGTAAACTCGTCATGTTTGCTTCATTAGTGTTTATGATGAATCCGTAGACTGAATTAATTTATGATCAGTCGGAATGTAAGGGGGGCTGAAAATTAAGTAAGCCCAATTTTATTCAAAAGGAATTCACAAACTTTAAATCACTTCATAACATTTTCAATTATTTAATAATTCCTAATATTCATTAGCATTCAGGGCTTTGATTCTCGTTAATTGAGGAAAAAAAAGTGAAAAATTTCAGAAGTCCTTCCAATTGCATCCTATCTTTGTATATATAGATCAATAAATGTTCATAAATAGTTTTGAGTAGAGGTTATGGTAGTCTATAATGTAACTGTAAGTATAGAAAAGTCTGTGGTAGAGGAATGGAAAAAGTGGATGAAAGACGAACACATTCCAGATGTGTTAGCTACAGGGCTTTTCAGTTCAGCTCGCTTTTTGAAGATGCTTTCAGAAGTAGAAGGAAATCCGGGAGAGACTTATGCTATACAGTACAATTGTGAGAGTATGGATCATTTAACGCTTTATCAAGAAAAATACGCAGCAGTATTGCAAAAGGATCATAGCGATCGCTTTGGCGGAAAATACCATGCCTTCAGAACTGTTCTTGAAGATGTAGACTAAGTATATATATTGACTAATTACATGTAGAACATTTTAAATGAATACGCGTTAATTGGTTATTGAATTTGAACATATAAGATAAGCACTACGATAGCCTTTTATGGGCTAGATAAATTCTCTAAACAGCAAATAAGAATGAGAAAATCATCAATTTTGGTGTTTCTGTTCTTCTTGGCGTCTTTTAGTCAAGTATTCGGACAGATTTTTACACCAACCACATGGAAGTCTCCAGTAGCCGATAAGAAAGAAGTAAATGTCGGAGATGAAATCACACTTACTTTCGAGGCTAAAATTATTGATAAATGGTATTTGTACTCTTCAGACTTTGATCCTGATTTAGGACCAATGGTCACTAGCTTTACTTTCAAAGCGAATGATTCGTATGAGTTGGTAGGAGGAATTACACCTGTAAATCCTAATAAGAAATATGATGACCTTTGGGAGGGAGACATCACGTATTTCAAAAAAACAGGTCTTTTTACTCAGAAAGTAAAAGTACTTAGCAAAAACTTTAAGATTCAAGGTACAATTGTAGGACAGGCTTGTTCAGATATTGATGGACAATGTGTGCCTTTTGAAAAAGATTTTTCTTTTAGCGGTCTAAAAGTAACAGGAGAAGATATGGCTCCTGTAAAAAAAACTGAAGTAAAGAGTGTAATCGAGTCAACAGTAACAGACGTAGAGGGTGAACAAGAAGAAGGTCTTCTAGGCTTTATGTTGACAGCCTTTCTTTTTGGTCTTACAGCAATCTTTACACCTTGTGTATTCCCAATGATACCACTGACAGTGTCATTCTTTACAAAACAGAAAGGTGGGTTAGGAAAAGCATTGCTTTACGGATTCTTTATCGTACTTATTTATACATTGGTTGGAGGTATCTTGGTGCCGTTCACTAAAGATCCGGGTATTGCCAATTTGATTAGTACACACTGGTTGCCAAATACAATTTTCTTTGTTGTATTTATCATTTTTGCCCTTTCATTCTTTGGGTTATTCGAGATTACATTGCCCTCGTCGGTAGTGAATAAAATGGATCGTCAGTCTGACAGAGGAGGTCTTTTCGGAATCTTCTTCATGGCTCTGACACTTACTTTGGTTTCTTTCTCATGTACAGGGCCAATTGTAGGTTCAATCCTTATCGAGTCAATTCAAGGAGGTTCAATCAAACCTGTATTAGGCATGGCAGCTTTCGGACTTGCTTTCGCACTGCCGTTTACCATTTTTGCAGCATTCCCTAAGTTGATGGATACAATGCCAAAATCAGGCGGATGGTTGAACTCTGTAAAAGTTGTGCTTGGTTTCGTAGAATTGGCATTCGCATTTAAATTCTTGAGTACAATTGACCTTGTTCTTCACTGGAATTTGTTGGATAAAGACGTAATGCTTTCTATCTGGATTGCTACTGGTTCTTTCTTAGGATTGTATTTGTTGGGTAAAATTCGTTTGCCACACGATTATCAGCCAGTAGAACAAATTGGGGTATTCAGAATGCTTTTGGCACTAGGTGTTTTCACTTTCGTGGTTTATATGATTCCTGGTTTGTTTGGTGCTCCTGTAAATGTTCTTTCGGGTATTTTGCCTCCTCAAACACACCATAACTTCGATATGAACAAAGTGGTAAGAGATAACATTAAAACTTATGGCATTTCTGCTGCGAATGCTTCAGAGGGAATTGGAGAAACAGTGAAATATGGAGAGCTATTTGAGCTTCCTCATGGCTTAGAAGGCTACTTTGAATATGAGCAAGCTTTAGAAGCTTCTAAAAGAGAAGGGAAACCAATTTTCATCGATTTTACAGGACATGGCTGTGCAAACTGTCGTAGAATGGAAGATTTGGTTTGGAAAAATCCTGAGGTATTGAAAAGACTTCAAAATGACTATATCGTTTTGGCTTTGTATGTAGATGATCGTACTGAGCTTCCAGAAAGTGCGTGGATCACTGCTGAATATGATGGTAAAGTGAAAACTACAATCGGTCAGATTAACCAATACATTCAGTTTACAAAGTATAACGGAAATGCTCAGCCGTATTACATTATCACTGATGAAACAGGAAGTCTATTTACTGAAAATGGTAAAGAAGTTCTTCTTCCTCGTGGTTATGATACTAGTATTTCTGGTTTTGTAGAGTTCCTTGACAAAGGAAAACAACTTTATCAGAATAAATAATTTTGGAAATAGGATTTGAAAAAGCCCTCATTCAAACAAAAGAATGAGGGCTTTTTATATGAAGTATATTATTTGATTCTTTTCAGGTAGTGGAAATAGTCATGGGCTTTAGCGAGCTTGTAATAATGCTTTGCTTTCGATTTGTCTCCATGATCGCTGTAGTATTTATAGAGGTTTCCGTATACGTAAGCATGAAGAAAAGTTCCTCTTGTTCCCAACTTTTCTAGTTCTTTTTCAACTTGCATATAACAGGTGTAAGCTTCTTCGGTTTCTCCTTTATATTTTGCACCATAGATTCCATTGAAAACTTTAGCCGTGGTCTGGTAAAATGGGTCTTTCGCATTTTGATCCATCTCGGTAATTACATCGACACCCTGGTTAAGTAAGTTTCCTCTTTCAAGTATTCCTAAATAGATTGCATGGAAAAATCGATTTTTAGGATATTCTTCAATCAGATTCTTGGCGTAGCTTAGTGCAGTTTCATAGTCTTCTTCATAATAGAGGTATATGTAAACTAGGTAAAGTTGAGCCTCACATCTGGTAAAAACATTGTCTCTTGCTGACTTTTTGATTTGATCAAGCCCTAGTTCTTTATCTCCTTTTGGGAAAAACATCAGAAAAGGTTTGTAGGCAGGGTATTTACTTGGATAAGCATCTCTGTAATAGTTGTACATTCCTGCCACAAAGTAAAATTCTTTTTCTTCCTCTTTCCGAGACATCGCTTTTCTAATCAAACCGTAAACCTCAGAAGCATAACCCGCAGATTTCATTGTTTCATGCTGCTCTGCATAGCCTCTCATAATAATACTTTGTGCAACAAGTCTGAAGAATAAGCCTTCTATATCCTCTTCATCTTCATCGAGCCTTTTTTTTGATAGTTCAGCAGTTTTTAATAGTAGTTCGAAATGTTTTTTCGCTTCCGGAGAATCATAGCCAATCGGTGCTCTTTCCCAAAAAAGATACATCGCTTCAAGAAAGTAAGGTAGGGGGTGGTCGTTAGGAACAACAGCTTTTATTTCGGTTATTTTATTTTGGGCATCTTCAAATTCCCAATGATAGATCGCATTTACAGCCGTTACTGTTTTATCATAGATCTTCTCATCATTCCAGACTTTGTAAGACTCTTGTGCTAGTGTTTTAATAGGTAATAATTGGATTACTATCAGAAAAGTCCAACTGCTCAAAAATGCTTTCATATATTCATTGGGGGTAAGGCTTTAGTAATGGCTTAATAATAAGCTATTTTTTTGAATATACTTAATTTTATATAAAGGGCTGAGCTTGATAAAGTGAAATTAATTTTGTAAAATAAGTAAGGATATCGATGAAGTTAAAGAAATCAAGATGTAACCAAGTATTTTTCATTGATTTGCCTCATGCTACTTGCGCCTACTTATAAATGTAGGATTTAATGTGAAAATTAAAGATGCTACTAACCCACAATAATACCCATTAAGTGAATGAAGACACTTAGCCTCAAGCGTGTTGAAAATAAAATAAAACTCAAAGAGCAACAGAAGGGAGCAATAGGTTTTGGTTTGTTGCTTTGTATGGGACTTAACGGGATGATGTTTGTTTATTTTCTTCAACGTATTGAGCTGAATAAACCTTTAGAAGGTTTGACTTTCACGTCTTTAGATTATTGGATGTATTTCGGCGTTAATCTTCTTTTGCTCATGCTTACATCAAGTGTTTTTTGGGCTAAATGGGCAGCAAGAAGAAATAAGGTTAGTTTATTAAAGTACGCTTTAGTATTAACAATTTGCCTTTTTACTTTTTTATATCCTTTTGCTGAACATCTATTGAGGTTTTCAGTTAGTGGTAAGGGTCTTGCAGATGCTCAAATTATGCTGATGGAAACATTCTTCTTTTTGCAGTTGGGCATTGGGTTTATAGGCTGTTTGGTGTTGTTAGTGAAAAGCTTTCAGTTCAAGATACATTCAAAGAAAAAGTATCTCGTAAATGTGTTTTCGGTATACATGTCATACCATACATTTCTTTGGACGTGGATCACATTGGATGTTATATTCTTTTAATGGTATTTAACTTAACTATATCTTAATATTAGCAAAAAATATTTCGAATTTTGTGTTTTTACAAAATAAAGAGTAACATTGCATTAAATTTGTAATTCCAGAAAAAAGACGGCTAGTTTGCCATTCTAAAAATATTAAAGACACTTTTATCCAAAAGATGGAAGTTTAAATAATTGAATTGGTTTATTAAAGAAGGTGAGTATTACTCACCTTTTTTATTTATCTGTAAACCACCAGTATGGACAGCTACAATTTTACTTCCTTTCGGAAAATATCCTTTCTTTATTAAATCAAAAACACCATAAAGCATTTTGGCTGTATAGATGAACTCAAGCTCAATTTGATATTCAGACTGAATTTTTTCTATGAACTCAAGTAATTCAGGTTTCTTCTTTGCGTACCCTCCAAAATGATAATCACAGATTAATTCCCAGTCAGGCAATTCATTATTTTGGTGAAGATGTAGATATTGATCAATATCTTTTGCTAAAAACTCACCGCCTTTAAGCGCTGGAAAGCCTAATATTTTGGTATCCTTATCACTTCCTGCAATAATTCCAGCCATTGTTCCACCTGTTCCGCAAGCCGTACAAATGTAATTAAGGTCAGGAATCTGATTCTTAATTTCGGTAGCCAATTCAATTACACCTGGAATTGCAAGGTCATTGCTTCCCCCCATAGGAACGTGGTAAAAATCGCCCCATTTTTCTTTTATCTTTTCTAAAACATCTTCGTTATCCTTTTGCCTAAAAGTAGTCCGATCCATATAATCGATCTTCATTCCTTTAGAAGATGCAAATGAAAGTGTGGGATTTAAAGGTAAGTGTTCTTCTCCTCGAATAATGGCAATCGTCTCAAAACCAAATTCAGCTCCTGCTGCAGCCACAGCGTAAATGTGATTGGAATAAGCGCCACCAAAGGTCAAAAGTTTGGTATGCCCTTGTTCTTTGGCTTTGATAAGGTTGTACTTTAGTTTGCGAAGTTTATTTCCCGAAATAGCGGGGTGGTTCAAATCATCCCTTTTTATAAACAATCGAACCCCATTTTGCTCAAAAATGGGGTTCGACAGTTCTTGAATGGGTGTAACCTCTTGGTTTATAATCATTCTCTCTACTCTAATACTTCAATTACCAAATTATGATTGGTATAGATACAGATATCAGCAGCGATATTCAAACCTTCTCTTACAATTTCTTCGGCTGATAATTGATCTGCATGACGAAGCATAGAAAGCGCAGCAGCTTGTGCGTACATGCTTCCTGAACCGATAGCGGCAATTTGGTGGTCTGGTTCAATCACATCTCCTGTACCAGAGATAATCAAAACCTCTTCTCTATTTGCTACAATCATCATTGCTTCAAGACGTCTTAAGTAGCGATCCATTCGCCAGTCTTTAGCAAGCTCAATAGCAGCTCTTTTCATATTTCCTCCGTAAGCGCTCAATTTTTCTTCGAAGCGCTCCATAAGAGTGAAGGCATCAGCTGTAGAACCTGCAAAGCCTATTGCTATATTTCCATCAGCTAAACGACGAACTTTACGAACGTTACTTTTGGCTACTGTATTTCCAAAAGTAGCCTGTCCATCAGCTCCAATAGCCACTTTGCCGTCTTTTACGACCGCAAGGACGGTTGTTGATCTGAATTTTTGCTCTTTCATTTTTATCTCTTTGGTTTCAATTCTTAAAGACAAAGATTAAACCCTTAGTATACTTACAGCCAAATTGACAGAAATTGTCATAAGCTTGAATTTAAGTTACAGTTTTCCTAAAAAGCTTGTCATAAAGGATTTCAAGAACTTTTATAATAAAAAAAGGATTCAAACTTGAAGCTTGAATCCTTTTCCTCTAGAACGTATTTTTCCTAGTTATCAATTTCGCAGTCAGGGTGAGAAGCTTTAAATGCTCTTACTTCTTCTTGACTTACATTTGTATCTCTGATATAGAAAACTGAAAGCTTTGACAACTCTGAAACAGGAGTGATACTCTCAATTGGAGTTCCTGTACAGATGATCGTTTTCAAGTTTGAATTATCTTTCAAAGGACTGATATCTTCAACATGAGTTTGAGAGAAAGTAACCTCTTCTAATCCTGCGATAGTAGAAAGAGGTCTCAAAGTAGAAATACCTGTATTCGAAAGGTAAAGTACTTTAAGCTTTTTCAATTCCTCGAAATCTTGGATATCGATAATGTTTTGGTTATTGTTTCCGTTTACATACTCTAATTGAGTAAGTTTTTTGAGAGGAGCAATGTCTTTCACATTAGTCTCAAAGAACTCTAAACGTCTTAAGCTTTCAAGAGCTACAAGAGGATTTAGGTCAGAAATATAAGTTTGTGAAATACTTAACTCTTCAAGAGAAAGTAGGTTAGTAACAAAATCCAATGAAGCGAGAGATGTTTCATCTAAAGCAAGGATTTTAAGTTTTTTCAATTGTCCGATAGATCCAAAGTCTCTAAAGTCTGGACATTGATACAAATCTAATTTTTCGAGATTAGAAGTTTCTCCTAATTCTGTAACAGATCTAACAAATGTTTGCCCTAAGTATAATTCTTTAAGTAGTGAGGCATTAGCCAAAGGAGCAATGTTTTCAATCAGTGTACCTGTACAGTTGATAACTTTTAGGTTTGGAAGTTTTTCGAGTGGTATAATGTTATCGATTGAAGAATATGAACAATCGACTACTTCCAAGTTTTTCAACTGGCTCAATGGTTCAAGGCTTTGGATATCTCTGAAGTCACCTTCAACAGATAAGCCTGAACAATTGATTTTTTTTAGGTTTACAATCTTCTCAAGGTCTGATGAAGAAACTTCTGAAGAAGACAGATCAGCTGCTTCTACAAAAATTTGTTGCCAAGTTGGGCTAAGGTCGTTCCACCAGTTTTGATTGAGTGATTGAGCCTGTGCAGTATGAGAAAAAGTACTTGCTAGCAGGAAAAAATAGAGAATTTTAGACTCAATTTTATATAAAAATCTCTTTTTCATAGGTCTTAGTTTTTAGCAAGAAGTATTTTAAATAATCGTCCGACTATCATTTTACTTGCAAGTATGCAATAATTGATTTAAAACAGGTAGATTTGTTCACTACCTGAAATCTTTTTTAACAAGAACCAATCCAAACTATATTGATTTTAGATTATGTTTCTCTCAAAATATACGAATCTTCTTTTTATTCTATTTTTGGTCTTCATTGGCTGTAAAAGTTCTCAGCCGAGTGCAATAGAGTCTACAGAGCAGTTTAATGATTCTACGACCACACAGATATTGGTATTGCCAGAGGAGCCTATGCAAGCTGAGCCTATTTGGGCATCTAAAAAAGGAGTTTACCGTCCTGAGCGTACTAAATATTTTGATTTGAAGCATCAGCTTCTGGATATCCGTTTTGATTGGGAAAAACAACATGTTTTAGGGAAAACAACACTTACGTTATCACCTTATTTTTACCCACAAGAGCGTGTAGTGCTGAATGCTAAAGGATTCGATTTTCATGAAGTAGCATTATTGGATGGAAAAAAAAGAATACCTCTAAAGTATGAATATGATCAAGAGTTGGTCGAAATCTTTTTGGATAGACCTTATACAAGAAAAGATCAGCTAAGGCTATTTATATCGTATACAGCAAAGCCAAATGAAAGAATTTTAGGAGGTAGTAATGCAATCCTTTCTGATAAGGGGCTGTATTTTATAAATCCACTGAATAAAGAAGAAGGCAAGCCACAACAAATTTGGACACAAGGAGAAACGGAGGCTAGTTCTTGTTGGTTTCCAACCTTAGATGCTCCAAATACCAAAATGACGCAAGAGGTCTATATTACTGTTCAAGATCATTTTAAGACACTTTCTAATGGTGCGCTGATTTCACAAAAGAAAAATAAGGATGGTACACGTACTGATTATTGGAAACAGGATTTAGTACATGCTCCATACTTGACTATGCTAGCAGTAGGGGAGTTTGAAGTAATTAAAGAGTCTTGGAATGGAATTCCTGTAGAATATTATGTAGAAGCGCCCTATAAGGATTTTGCGAAAGGTACTTTCGGACACACACCTGAAATGCTGACGTTTTATTCAGAGCTTTTTGATTATCCTTATCCTTGGGCAAAATATAGTCAGATTGTAGTCAGAGACTTTGTTTCTGGAGCGATGGAAAATACCACTGCTACAGTTCATATGGAGGATTTACAACAGGATAGCCGAGGGCAATTAGATCAAGATTGGGATTTCTTGATTGCACATGAACTTATCCATCATTGGTTTGGAAACTTAGTAACCTGTGAGTCTTGGGCAAACCTACCACTCAATGAGTCCTTTGCTAATTATGGAGAATACCTTTGGAGGGAACATAAGTATGGAAAAACAGAAGCAGACTTTGCACTTGAAGACGAATGGTTACTTTATCTGAATGAGTCGGAAAGCAAGCAAGAGCCGTTGGTTCGTTACAATTATCTGGATAAAGAAGATATGTTTGATAGTCACTCTTATGCAAAAGGAGGAGTGATCTTGAATTACCTCAGATATA from Sediminitomix flava includes:
- a CDS encoding DUF1707 SHOCT-like domain-containing protein, whose protein sequence is MMNKTSFGLPKKREEVIGLLQKAYTDNDLEETEYEDRLQKAYEASCLEDLEKVIHDFPNRHTVFATQSAPHFSAPKTAARNANLPDTKTPQHMTAILGEQKLNVRKSYFTPLNVLTVLGEHRLNCQDMVPKANLIPFSVKTVLGDTRIDLRNPQFHGKTIHIAITNLLGETKILVPKGAVIQNMTNTILGDYSEKHKNNSNLIKKIYKSITNEPEIPQEELQGVEFTVVLRGTCLLGNVSVAYY
- a CDS encoding tetratricopeptide repeat protein, encoding MTRIQKLFTFSILLLSSITSYGQEFGFIPEQANLLLKGDRANNEFARADSLLNEYMYDSAEVYFERALVRYEEYYGQGNIDIVPVYQAISELLAQKEYPHKSIYYAERGLGILEAQYKPDALKIAQMYMFIGDIYRYNKQGIDAINKYARALRTFQNVKGTAHYPDMIKLYMMMGNTYYFIQDFGKAISYYRKAVNAIIDLDTETRTDVTILYQNIANALLQGGSVDLAKENISKSIEIGKVVYGNKSPEVADSYQLLASIHFEQMEYDSAMYYSRKAMDIRDWMSEEIDKREKHYAKLGKDFFLLEKYELSREWYDRGFSKLIQEDEPSKELGEKVLNVAEKFRGARKWDDAIHFYETAHSVFVELDTAKERNVKQRLKLNSRVIDLSIALQDYTEAKKWIDRSVTLRKEKYGEDSEEMLVSLFDLGNIYGLMGEKEEALKYYEEIMGKVKGSESRNEALVYNNLAMLYFRDQDYKSSLNYATKLTRYYEDVYATDYIKTEACYMLLGNIYHAMGKSSKAWNCYWRVLSRDGKLYDKPNEVALQANQNLSEIFTAKGDAKNAQTFKVKTQEVKNRMVVQ
- a CDS encoding response regulator, translated to MTSLQHIFVIDDDPTNNLICQKLLEKSGFTQKVSTYTEASDAIEALKSLDGNEEYPELILLDINMPPTSGWDFLDTFKQEGLTTTKVVMLSSGVTPQDEETASTYELIVKVLDKPLSIAKINELKTLF
- a CDS encoding DUF4286 family protein, whose product is MVVYNVTVSIEKSVVEEWKKWMKDEHIPDVLATGLFSSARFLKMLSEVEGNPGETYAIQYNCESMDHLTLYQEKYAAVLQKDHSDRFGGKYHAFRTVLEDVD
- a CDS encoding protein-disulfide reductase DsbD family protein — protein: MRKSSILVFLFFLASFSQVFGQIFTPTTWKSPVADKKEVNVGDEITLTFEAKIIDKWYLYSSDFDPDLGPMVTSFTFKANDSYELVGGITPVNPNKKYDDLWEGDITYFKKTGLFTQKVKVLSKNFKIQGTIVGQACSDIDGQCVPFEKDFSFSGLKVTGEDMAPVKKTEVKSVIESTVTDVEGEQEEGLLGFMLTAFLFGLTAIFTPCVFPMIPLTVSFFTKQKGGLGKALLYGFFIVLIYTLVGGILVPFTKDPGIANLISTHWLPNTIFFVVFIIFALSFFGLFEITLPSSVVNKMDRQSDRGGLFGIFFMALTLTLVSFSCTGPIVGSILIESIQGGSIKPVLGMAAFGLAFALPFTIFAAFPKLMDTMPKSGGWLNSVKVVLGFVELAFAFKFLSTIDLVLHWNLLDKDVMLSIWIATGSFLGLYLLGKIRLPHDYQPVEQIGVFRMLLALGVFTFVVYMIPGLFGAPVNVLSGILPPQTHHNFDMNKVVRDNIKTYGISAANASEGIGETVKYGELFELPHGLEGYFEYEQALEASKREGKPIFIDFTGHGCANCRRMEDLVWKNPEVLKRLQNDYIVLALYVDDRTELPESAWITAEYDGKVKTTIGQINQYIQFTKYNGNAQPYYIITDETGSLFTENGKEVLLPRGYDTSISGFVEFLDKGKQLYQNK
- a CDS encoding 1-aminocyclopropane-1-carboxylate deaminase/D-cysteine desulfhydrase, which produces MIINQEVTPIQELSNPIFEQNGVRLFIKRDDLNHPAISGNKLRKLKYNLIKAKEQGHTKLLTFGGAYSNHIYAVAAAGAEFGFETIAIIRGEEHLPLNPTLSFASSKGMKIDYMDRTTFRQKDNEDVLEKIKEKWGDFYHVPMGGSNDLAIPGVIELATEIKNQIPDLNYICTACGTGGTMAGIIAGSDKDTKILGFPALKGGEFLAKDIDQYLHLHQNNELPDWELICDYHFGGYAKKKPELLEFIEKIQSEYQIELEFIYTAKMLYGVFDLIKKGYFPKGSKIVAVHTGGLQINKKGE
- the hslV gene encoding ATP-dependent protease subunit HslV yields the protein MKEQKFRSTTVLAVVKDGKVAIGADGQATFGNTVAKSNVRKVRRLADGNIAIGFAGSTADAFTLMERFEEKLSAYGGNMKRAAIELAKDWRMDRYLRRLEAMMIVANREEVLIISGTGDVIEPDHQIAAIGSGSMYAQAAALSMLRHADQLSAEEIVREGLNIAADICIYTNHNLVIEVLE